A stretch of the Serratia marcescens genome encodes the following:
- a CDS encoding FitA-like ribbon-helix-helix domain-containing protein — protein MATITVRNLDDEIKELLRISAAKNGHSMEEEARMILKQALVKKPPRYGLGTWMHQHFAEFGGVELEIPPRDAVPPRIVTFDDEDDNA, from the coding sequence ATGGCGACTATCACCGTCAGAAATCTGGACGACGAAATCAAAGAGCTGCTGCGTATTTCAGCGGCGAAAAACGGCCATTCCATGGAAGAGGAAGCGCGCATGATCCTGAAACAGGCGCTGGTGAAAAAGCCGCCGCGCTATGGATTGGGTACCTGGATGCATCAGCACTTCGCCGAATTCGGCGGCGTCGAGCTGGAGATCCCACCGCGTGACGCCGTGCCACCACGCATCGTCACCTTTGATGATGAA